A window from Engraulis encrasicolus isolate BLACKSEA-1 chromosome 11, IST_EnEncr_1.0, whole genome shotgun sequence encodes these proteins:
- the tbx3a gene encoding T-box transcription factor TBX3a isoform X1 translates to MSLLMRDPVVQGASMAYHPFLPHRGPEFAMSAMLGHQPPFFPALALPPNGSLSLPGALGKPIMDQLMGAAETGLHFSSLGHQAAHLRPLKTLEPEEDVEDDPKVHLEAKELWGTFHKRGTEMVITKSGRRMFPPFKVRCTGLDKKAKYILLMDIVAADDCRYKFHNSRWMVAGKADPEMPKRMYIHPDSPATGEQWMSKVVNFHKLKLTNNISDKHGFPCFLSQTILNSMHKYQPRFHIVRANDILKLPYSTFRTYVFPETEFIAVTAYQNDKITQLKIDHNPFAKGFRDTGNGRREKRKQLALQSMRSYEEQQKKENGASDDSSGEQAPFKCFRQASSPAVSTVGPPNLKDYCDSDEDSDDESKDEHMKEGPDSSKISTTTEDAKDHEASPSKAHFMDTDSSCRSRESLTRTEKSQADSRQSPITVISSTTRSGEDLKSPSRDHGKADECGRSLGKDNYLPLTVQTDSSAHLSQSHLHNFGFPPGLAGQQFFNHLGGAHPFLLHPSQFNMGGAFSNMAAAGMGPLLAAVSSGGVSTMDTASMASPSQSLTGAPGLPFHLQQHVLASQGLAMSPFGSLFPYPYTYMAAAAAASSAASSSVHRHPFLNAVRPRLRYSPYPMPMSVPDSSTLLTTTMPSMASSGLELKGDGMASSPVSATLDSTSEVTSRSSTISSGSVSLSPKTCSEKDSTNELQSIQRLVSGLESKQDRPRSVSP, encoded by the exons ATGAGCCTCCTGATGAGAGATCCAGTTGTACAAGGAGCAAGTATGGCATACCATCCGTTTTTACCTCACCGGGGTCCGGAATTTGCCATGAGTGCAATGTTGGGTCACCAGCCTCCCTTTTTCCCGGCCCTGGCTCTACCTCCCAACGGCTCGCTGTCTCTTCCGGGCGCCCTGGGGAAGCCGATCATGGACCAGCTGATGGGGGCCGCTGAAACTGGCCTGCACTTCTCCTCTCTAGGGCACCAGGCGGCTCATCTGCGGCCTCTCAAAACCCTGGAGCCCGAGGAAGACGTGGAGGACGATCCCAAAGTTCACTTGGAAGCGAAGGAACTCTGGGGGACTTTCCACAAGAGAGGCACTGAAATGGTGATCACCAAGTCAGGAAG GCGGATGTTTCCTCCGTTCAAAGTGAGGTGCACTGGTTTAGACAAGAAAGCCAAGTACATTTTGCTAATGGACATTGTGGCGGCTGACGACTGCCGGTATAAGTTCCATAACTCGCGCTGGATGGTGGCGGGGAAGGCTGACCCCGAGATGCCAAAGAGGATGTACATTCACCCGGACAGCCCCGCCACTGGTGAACAGTGGATGTCCAAAGTCGTCAATTTTCACAAGCTGAAGCTGACAAACAACATTTCCGACAAGCATGGCTTT CCTTGTTTCCTGTCGCAGACGATTCTGAACTCCATGCATAAGTATCAACCGAGGTTTCACATCGTCAGAGCAAACGACATACTGAAACTCCCCTACAGCACGTTCAGGACCTATGTTTTCCCCGAAACTGAGTTCATAGCAGTTACTGCTTACCAAAATGACAAG ATAACACAGCTGAAAATCGACCACAATCCTTTTGCTAAAGGTTTTCGTGACACTGGCAATGGGAGGCGAGAAAAAAG GAAGCAACTGGCACTGCAGTCTATGCGCTCCTACGAGGAGCAACAGAAGAAGGAGAATGGGGCGTCAGACGACTCTTCAGGCGAGCAGGCTCCCTTCAAGTGCTTTCGCCAGGCCTCCTCTCCCGCCGTCTCCACCGTGGGCCCACCGAATCTCAAAg ATTATTGTGACAGCGACGAGGACAGTGACGACGAGAGCAAAGACGAGCATATGAAAGAAGGGCCAGACTCCAGCAAAATCTCCACCACCACCGAGGATGCAAAGGACCATGAGGCCAGCCCTTCTAAAGCTCACTTCATGGATACCGATTCCTCGTGCCGTTCGCGGGAAAGCCTCACAAGGACTGAGAAAAGTCAGGCTGACTCGAGGCAGAGTCCCATCACCGTGATCTCCAGCACCACTCGCTCGGGAGAAGACCTGAAAAGCCCCAGCCGAGACCACGGCAAAGCGGACGAGTGCGGCAGGTCTCTCGGCAAAGACAACTACCTACCTTTGactgtacagacagacagcagcGCACACTTAAGCCAGAGCCACTTGCACAACTTTGGATTTCCACCGGGTCTGGCAGGACAGCAGTTCTTTAATCACCTCGGGGGCGCGCACCCGTTCCTGCTGCATCCCAGCCAGTTTAATATGGGAGGCGCGTTCTCGAACATGGCCGCCGCGGGCATGGGGCCCCTGCTCGCGGCTGTATCCTCCGGAGGGGTGAGTACCATGGACACGGCCAGCATGGCGTCACCCTCGCAAAGCCTGACGGGAGCCCCGGGACTGCCTTTCCATCTGCAGCAACATGTCTTGGCATCACAG ggtctTGCGATGTCTCCATTCGGAAGTCTGTTCCCCTACCCCTACACTTACATGGCCGCTGCTGCTGCGGCCTCCTCGGCAGCCAGCTCATCAGTGCACCGTCACCCCTTCCTGAACGCGGTGCGGCCCCGGCTCAGGTACAGCCCTTACCCCATGCCCATGAGCGTCCCCGACAGCAGCACTTTGCTCACCACCACCATGCCCTCCATGGCCAGCAGCGGCTTGGAGCTGAAGGGGGACGGCATGGCCAGCAGCCCCGTCTCGGCTACCCTGGACTCCACATCGGAGGTCACCAGCCGCTCGTCCACCATCTCCTCCGGATCGGTCTCGCTTTCACCCAAAACTTGTTCAGAGAAAGATTCCACTAACGAGCTGCAGAGCATCCAACGGCTGGTCAGTGGACTGGAATCGAAGCAGGACCGACCTCGGAGTGTCTCCCCTTGA
- the tbx3a gene encoding T-box transcription factor TBX3a isoform X2, with translation MSLLMRDPVVQGASMAYHPFLPHRGPEFAMSAMLGHQPPFFPALALPPNGSLSLPGALGKPIMDQLMGAAETGLHFSSLGHQAAHLRPLKTLEPEEDVEDDPKVHLEAKELWGTFHKRGTEMVITKSGRRMFPPFKVRCTGLDKKAKYILLMDIVAADDCRYKFHNSRWMVAGKADPEMPKRMYIHPDSPATGEQWMSKVVNFHKLKLTNNISDKHGFTILNSMHKYQPRFHIVRANDILKLPYSTFRTYVFPETEFIAVTAYQNDKITQLKIDHNPFAKGFRDTGNGRREKRKQLALQSMRSYEEQQKKENGASDDSSGEQAPFKCFRQASSPAVSTVGPPNLKDYCDSDEDSDDESKDEHMKEGPDSSKISTTTEDAKDHEASPSKAHFMDTDSSCRSRESLTRTEKSQADSRQSPITVISSTTRSGEDLKSPSRDHGKADECGRSLGKDNYLPLTVQTDSSAHLSQSHLHNFGFPPGLAGQQFFNHLGGAHPFLLHPSQFNMGGAFSNMAAAGMGPLLAAVSSGGVSTMDTASMASPSQSLTGAPGLPFHLQQHVLASQGLAMSPFGSLFPYPYTYMAAAAAASSAASSSVHRHPFLNAVRPRLRYSPYPMPMSVPDSSTLLTTTMPSMASSGLELKGDGMASSPVSATLDSTSEVTSRSSTISSGSVSLSPKTCSEKDSTNELQSIQRLVSGLESKQDRPRSVSP, from the exons ATGAGCCTCCTGATGAGAGATCCAGTTGTACAAGGAGCAAGTATGGCATACCATCCGTTTTTACCTCACCGGGGTCCGGAATTTGCCATGAGTGCAATGTTGGGTCACCAGCCTCCCTTTTTCCCGGCCCTGGCTCTACCTCCCAACGGCTCGCTGTCTCTTCCGGGCGCCCTGGGGAAGCCGATCATGGACCAGCTGATGGGGGCCGCTGAAACTGGCCTGCACTTCTCCTCTCTAGGGCACCAGGCGGCTCATCTGCGGCCTCTCAAAACCCTGGAGCCCGAGGAAGACGTGGAGGACGATCCCAAAGTTCACTTGGAAGCGAAGGAACTCTGGGGGACTTTCCACAAGAGAGGCACTGAAATGGTGATCACCAAGTCAGGAAG GCGGATGTTTCCTCCGTTCAAAGTGAGGTGCACTGGTTTAGACAAGAAAGCCAAGTACATTTTGCTAATGGACATTGTGGCGGCTGACGACTGCCGGTATAAGTTCCATAACTCGCGCTGGATGGTGGCGGGGAAGGCTGACCCCGAGATGCCAAAGAGGATGTACATTCACCCGGACAGCCCCGCCACTGGTGAACAGTGGATGTCCAAAGTCGTCAATTTTCACAAGCTGAAGCTGACAAACAACATTTCCGACAAGCATGGCTTT ACGATTCTGAACTCCATGCATAAGTATCAACCGAGGTTTCACATCGTCAGAGCAAACGACATACTGAAACTCCCCTACAGCACGTTCAGGACCTATGTTTTCCCCGAAACTGAGTTCATAGCAGTTACTGCTTACCAAAATGACAAG ATAACACAGCTGAAAATCGACCACAATCCTTTTGCTAAAGGTTTTCGTGACACTGGCAATGGGAGGCGAGAAAAAAG GAAGCAACTGGCACTGCAGTCTATGCGCTCCTACGAGGAGCAACAGAAGAAGGAGAATGGGGCGTCAGACGACTCTTCAGGCGAGCAGGCTCCCTTCAAGTGCTTTCGCCAGGCCTCCTCTCCCGCCGTCTCCACCGTGGGCCCACCGAATCTCAAAg ATTATTGTGACAGCGACGAGGACAGTGACGACGAGAGCAAAGACGAGCATATGAAAGAAGGGCCAGACTCCAGCAAAATCTCCACCACCACCGAGGATGCAAAGGACCATGAGGCCAGCCCTTCTAAAGCTCACTTCATGGATACCGATTCCTCGTGCCGTTCGCGGGAAAGCCTCACAAGGACTGAGAAAAGTCAGGCTGACTCGAGGCAGAGTCCCATCACCGTGATCTCCAGCACCACTCGCTCGGGAGAAGACCTGAAAAGCCCCAGCCGAGACCACGGCAAAGCGGACGAGTGCGGCAGGTCTCTCGGCAAAGACAACTACCTACCTTTGactgtacagacagacagcagcGCACACTTAAGCCAGAGCCACTTGCACAACTTTGGATTTCCACCGGGTCTGGCAGGACAGCAGTTCTTTAATCACCTCGGGGGCGCGCACCCGTTCCTGCTGCATCCCAGCCAGTTTAATATGGGAGGCGCGTTCTCGAACATGGCCGCCGCGGGCATGGGGCCCCTGCTCGCGGCTGTATCCTCCGGAGGGGTGAGTACCATGGACACGGCCAGCATGGCGTCACCCTCGCAAAGCCTGACGGGAGCCCCGGGACTGCCTTTCCATCTGCAGCAACATGTCTTGGCATCACAG ggtctTGCGATGTCTCCATTCGGAAGTCTGTTCCCCTACCCCTACACTTACATGGCCGCTGCTGCTGCGGCCTCCTCGGCAGCCAGCTCATCAGTGCACCGTCACCCCTTCCTGAACGCGGTGCGGCCCCGGCTCAGGTACAGCCCTTACCCCATGCCCATGAGCGTCCCCGACAGCAGCACTTTGCTCACCACCACCATGCCCTCCATGGCCAGCAGCGGCTTGGAGCTGAAGGGGGACGGCATGGCCAGCAGCCCCGTCTCGGCTACCCTGGACTCCACATCGGAGGTCACCAGCCGCTCGTCCACCATCTCCTCCGGATCGGTCTCGCTTTCACCCAAAACTTGTTCAGAGAAAGATTCCACTAACGAGCTGCAGAGCATCCAACGGCTGGTCAGTGGACTGGAATCGAAGCAGGACCGACCTCGGAGTGTCTCCCCTTGA